The following proteins are co-located in the Manihot esculenta cultivar AM560-2 chromosome 9, M.esculenta_v8, whole genome shotgun sequence genome:
- the LOC122724660 gene encoding uncharacterized protein LOC122724660 → MSKDISDAFVFCKNAKALWDELKQRYGESNGPMIYQIERDIAGYKQSNSTVTEYYTNLKKKWDELLCLAPLPVCCETGTAITDYENNRRLMQFLMGLGDEYDNVKNQILLQDPLPPINKAYSMIMSVEKQREVQTDSSTSTETAAVMLARRNYSGGRNNAGSGNNRSYSSFRKEEKKKQYCTKCKNGGHTVDDCFLIHGYPDWFLTMQEKKGIDISKYHRANNVIRGAVDETPLKSIVQQQKGAENVDKGMAEFFQHEFQKFIKSKSGSADQEDGDVRQVNFAGFTD, encoded by the exons ATGTCAAAAGATATATCTGATGCTTTTGTGTTTTGTAAGAACGCAAAGGCTCTTTGGGATGAGTTGAAACAACGATACGGCGAAAGTAACGGGCCAATGATCTATCAGATTGAGCGAGATATTGCTGGTTACAAGCAGAGCAACAGTACTGTGACAGAATATTACACGAATTTGAAGAAGAAGTGGGATGAATTGTTATGTTTGGCTCCATTGCCTGTTTGTTGTGAAACAGGTACTGCTATTACAGATTATGAAAACAATAGGAGATTGATGCAATTTTTAATGGGATTAGGAGATGAATACGATAATGTTAAAAATCAGATTCTTCTCCAAGATCCGTTGCCACCTATCAATAAAGCATATTCAATGATTATGAGCGTTGAAAAGCAAAGAGAAGTCCAAACAGATAGCTCGACTTCAACTGAGACAGCTGCAGTAATGCTTGCTAGACGAAATTATTCAGGTGGTCGAAATAATGCTGGTTCTGGAAATAATAGGAGCTATTCTTCTTTCcgtaaagaagaaaagaagaaacaatACTGCACTAAATGTAAGAATGGAGGTCATACTGTGGATGATTGTTTTCTAATTCATGGGTATCCAGATTGGTTTCTTACTATGCAGGAAAAGAAGGGTATTGATATTAGTAAATACCACAGAGCTAACAATGTCATTCGAGGTGCAGTGGATGAGACCCCTTTGAAATCAATAGTGCAGCAGCAAAAGGGAGCAGAAAATGTTGACAAAGGGATGGCAGAATTCTTTCAACATGAATTTCAGAAATTTATCAAATCCAAGAGTGGCAGTGCTGATCAGGAAGATGGGGATGTCAGACAAGTGAACTTTGCAG GATTTACAGACTGA
- the LOC110611559 gene encoding pentatricopeptide repeat-containing protein At1g12300, mitochondrial-like, which yields MMMMMKMPWRRKSRSFHLQLQGAIGTIQSPFLFLFTNYCHSSTSTLEDARFLTNIFKSASFTHLDDAIASFNHVIHQHPLPSRAQFSRFLSALVKMKQYHTVFSMSKTIELLGISHDVYSLSILINCFCHLHLVDFGFSVFGKMLKFGLEPTTVTFNTLINGLCMEDKIDKAVEFFDDMVARGYQPDVCTFNVIVNGMCKFGKTSVAIRLLKGMADRGCEPNVVTYSAIIDALCKDELVGEALELFSQMKNKGISPNVITYNSLIHGVCKLGQKNQALALMNEMVEQNISPDVCTFNVLIDALCKDGMVSEAQNTFNVMIQRGVEPNVVTYSSLIDGLCISDQLKEALALLKEMVGRNISPNVFTFNILIDTLCKKGLVSIAQNIIKIMIQRGVEPNVVTYNSLMDGYCLCKQIDKARKLFDLMVTNGIADIFSYNILINGYCKCKMIDDAKQIFDEMSHKGLVPNAVTYNTLIKGMFQAGRPQNAKELFKDMCSHGQQPNIVTFSIMIDGLCRQGNLDEALTLLKAMEKSQLKPNVVIYSSLINGLCQQGLMDEAYKVFKDMEKVGCLPTNCCYNIIIQGFLKHEDLPKASELINEMVDKGFSADAATTELVVHLSQKNDLILRLLKVRNEG from the exons atgatgatgatgatgaagatgccttggaggaggaagagcaggagcttccatcttcagctacaaggggcaattggtaccattcaatctccattcctattcttatttaccaattattgccattcttctacttccacacttgaagatgcacgcttcttgacaaatatcttcaaatctgCTTCTTTTACCCACCTTGATGATGCCATTGCGTCCTTTAATCATGTAATTCATCAGCATCCTCTTCCTTCTAGGGCTCAATTTAGTAGATTCTTATCTGCCCTTGTGAAAATGAAACAATATCACACTGTCTTTTCCATGTCCAAAACAATTGAATTGCTAGGAATCTCACACGATGTTTATTCTCTTAGcatcttaattaattgcttCTGCCACTTACACCTTGTGGATTTTGGCTTCTCTGTTTTTGGTAAGATGCTCAAATTCGGATTGGAGCCTACCACTGTGACATTTAATACcttaattaatgggctttgTATGGAGGATAAAATCGATAAAGCAGTGGAATTTTTCGATGATATGGTTGCACGTGGTTATCAACCTGATGTTTGTACTTTTAATGTGATAGTAAACGGAATGTGTAAATTTGGGAAAACAAGTGTGGCTATTAGGCTACTAAAGGGAATGGCTGATAGAGGTTGTGAGCCAAATGTTGTGACATACAGTGCAATCATTGACGCCCTTTGCAAGGATGAGCTAGTTGGTGAGGCTTTAGAGCTCTTCTCTCAAATGAAGAATAAGGGCATTTCACCTAATGTCATCACTTACAATAGTTTAATTCATGGTGTTTGCAAATTAGGCCAAAAGAACCAAGCTTTGGCCTTGATGAATGAAATGGTGGAGCAGAACATATCACCTGATGTTTGTACCTTCAATGTATTGATTGATGCTCTTTGTAAG GATGGAATGGTTTCAGAGGCTCAAAATACATTCAAtgtaatgattcaaagaggtgtagAGCCTAATGTGGTCACCTACAGTTCCTTAATTGATGGTCTTTGCATTTCAGACCAATTGAAGGAAGCTTTGGCCTTGTTGAAAGAAATGGTGGGGAGGAACATATCCCCTAATGTTTTTACCTTCAATATATTGATCGACACTCTTTGTAAGAAAGGACTGGTTTCAATTGCGcagaatataatcaaaataatgattcaaagaggtgtggAACCTAATGTTGTCACTTATAATTCATTGATGGATGGATATTGTCTGTGCAAGCAAATTGATAAGGCTAGAAAGCTATTTGATCTGATGGTGACCAACGGAATAGCTGACATTTTTAGCTACAACATTTTGATCAATGGATATTGTAAGTGCAAAATGATAGATGATGCAAAGCAGATTTTTGATGAAATGTCTCATAAAGGTTTAGTTCCTAATGCTGTTACTTATAATACTCTTATAAAGGGTATGTTTCAAGCAGGGAGGCCCCAAAATGCAAAAGAGCTCTTTAAGGATATGTGCTCTCATGGTCAACAACCAAATATAGTAACCTTCTCAATTATGATTGATGGCTTGTGTAGACAGGGGAATCTCGATGAGGCACTcacactattgaaagcaatggaGAAAAGTCAGTTGAAGCCTAATGTTGTGATCTATAGCAGTCTGATCAATG GACTCTGCCAACAAGGATTAATGGATGAAGCGTACAAGGTATTTAAAGACATGGAAAAGGTAGGATGTTTACCAACTAACTGTTGTTATAATATCATCATTCAAGGGTTTCTCAAGCATGAGGATTTACCAAAAGCATCAGAACTAATCAACGAAATGGTTGATAAGGGGTTCTCTGCTGATGCTGCTACCACAGAATTGGTAGTACATTTGTCGCAGAAAAATGATCTCATTCTGAGGCTTTTAAAGGTGCGCAATGAGGGATAA
- the LOC110610987 gene encoding peptide chain release factor PrfB3, chloroplastic isoform X4, protein MLSSLYTREFALLIPWMTRTRSTNNWIEDAVLRAEMSAPTALELEEVRRIKQEEIMRGCNLWDDPAKSNEILGRFADSAKAIDALKDLKYKVEEAKLISQLAEVEGINYQLFKQAYSASLDVNKFLDQYEMVKLLKGPYDAEGACVIVKAGPEGLNAEKWAEDLLNMYIKWAKKLGYKSRLVEKHPSVTGYGGTQMVTIEFEFEHAYGYLSGERGIHHMINSRNGSVAVQYEVSN, encoded by the exons ATGCTAAGCTCCTTGTATACTCGAGAATTCGCCCTTCTCATTCCATGGATGACGAGAACGAGGTCTACAAACAACTGG atTGAAGATGCTGTTCTCCGAGCTGAGATGTCAGCACCAACAGCACTAGAGCTGGAGGAAGTGAGACGGATCAAGCAGGAAGAAATAATGCGTGGTTGCAACCTCTGGGATGACCCTGCTAAATCCAATGAAATTCTTGGCAGATTTGCTGATAGTGCTAAGGCAATTGATGCCCTCAAAGACCTAAAATATAAG GTTGAAGAGGCAAAACTGATCTCACAGTTGGCAGAGGTGGAAGGCATCAATTATCAACTTTTTAAGCAAGCATATAGCGCATCTTTAGATGTGAACAAATTCTTGGATCAGTATGAGATGGTGAAGCTTCTTAAGGGGCCATATGATGCGGAGGGAGCATGTGTAATTGTTAAAGCTGGACCTGAAGGCCTTAATGCTGAG AAATGGGCAGAAGATCTTCTGAACATGTATATCAAATGGGCCAAAAAGCTGGGCTACAAAAGCAGGCTAGTTGAGAAGCATCCTTCTGTGACTGGATATGGCGGTACCCAGATGGTAACTATTGAGTTTGAATTTGAGCATGCATATGGCTATCTCTCAGGAGAGAGAGGCATTCATCACATGATAAATTCTCGAAATGGGTCTGTTGCTGTTCAGTATGAGGTAAGCAACTGA
- the LOC110610987 gene encoding peptide chain release factor PrfB3, chloroplastic isoform X3 gives MLSSLYTREFALLIPWMTRTRSTNNWKIEDAVLRAEMSAPTALELEEVRRIKQEEIMRGCNLWDDPAKSNEILGRFADSAKAIDALKDLKYKVEEAKLISQLAEVEGINYQLFKQAYSASLDVNKFLDQYEMVKLLKGPYDAEGACVIVKAGPEGLNAEKWAEDLLNMYIKWAKKLGYKSRLVEKHPSVTGYGGTQMVTIEFEFEHAYGYLSGERGIHHMINSRNGSVAVQYEVSN, from the exons ATGCTAAGCTCCTTGTATACTCGAGAATTCGCCCTTCTCATTCCATGGATGACGAGAACGAGGTCTACAAACAACTGG aagatTGAAGATGCTGTTCTCCGAGCTGAGATGTCAGCACCAACAGCACTAGAGCTGGAGGAAGTGAGACGGATCAAGCAGGAAGAAATAATGCGTGGTTGCAACCTCTGGGATGACCCTGCTAAATCCAATGAAATTCTTGGCAGATTTGCTGATAGTGCTAAGGCAATTGATGCCCTCAAAGACCTAAAATATAAG GTTGAAGAGGCAAAACTGATCTCACAGTTGGCAGAGGTGGAAGGCATCAATTATCAACTTTTTAAGCAAGCATATAGCGCATCTTTAGATGTGAACAAATTCTTGGATCAGTATGAGATGGTGAAGCTTCTTAAGGGGCCATATGATGCGGAGGGAGCATGTGTAATTGTTAAAGCTGGACCTGAAGGCCTTAATGCTGAG AAATGGGCAGAAGATCTTCTGAACATGTATATCAAATGGGCCAAAAAGCTGGGCTACAAAAGCAGGCTAGTTGAGAAGCATCCTTCTGTGACTGGATATGGCGGTACCCAGATGGTAACTATTGAGTTTGAATTTGAGCATGCATATGGCTATCTCTCAGGAGAGAGAGGCATTCATCACATGATAAATTCTCGAAATGGGTCTGTTGCTGTTCAGTATGAGGTAAGCAACTGA
- the LOC110610987 gene encoding peptide chain release factor PrfB3, chloroplastic isoform X2 — MLAESAFLSRAASICLKWQSSTRNTNKSHAKLLVYSRIRPSHSMDDENEVYKQLGFFSLKKKIEDAVLRAEMSAPTALELEEVRRIKQEEIMRGCNLWDDPAKSNEILGRFADSAKAIDALKDLKYKLAEVEGINYQLFKQAYSASLDVNKFLDQYEMVKLLKGPYDAEGACVIVKAGPEGLNAEKWAEDLLNMYIKWAKKLGYKSRLVEKHPSVTGYGGTQMVTIEFEFEHAYGYLSGERGIHHMINSRNGSVAVQYEVSN; from the exons ATGCTGGCAGAATCTGCATTTCTAAGTAGAGCAGCTTCTATTTGCTTAAAATGGCAATCTTCGACAAGAAACACCAATAAATCCCATGCTAAGCTCCTTGTATACTCGAGAATTCGCCCTTCTCATTCCATGGATGACGAGAACGAGGTCTACAAACAACTGG GTTTcttttcattgaaaaagaagatTGAAGATGCTGTTCTCCGAGCTGAGATGTCAGCACCAACAGCACTAGAGCTGGAGGAAGTGAGACGGATCAAGCAGGAAGAAATAATGCGTGGTTGCAACCTCTGGGATGACCCTGCTAAATCCAATGAAATTCTTGGCAGATTTGCTGATAGTGCTAAGGCAATTGATGCCCTCAAAGACCTAAAATATAAG TTGGCAGAGGTGGAAGGCATCAATTATCAACTTTTTAAGCAAGCATATAGCGCATCTTTAGATGTGAACAAATTCTTGGATCAGTATGAGATGGTGAAGCTTCTTAAGGGGCCATATGATGCGGAGGGAGCATGTGTAATTGTTAAAGCTGGACCTGAAGGCCTTAATGCTGAG AAATGGGCAGAAGATCTTCTGAACATGTATATCAAATGGGCCAAAAAGCTGGGCTACAAAAGCAGGCTAGTTGAGAAGCATCCTTCTGTGACTGGATATGGCGGTACCCAGATGGTAACTATTGAGTTTGAATTTGAGCATGCATATGGCTATCTCTCAGGAGAGAGAGGCATTCATCACATGATAAATTCTCGAAATGGGTCTGTTGCTGTTCAGTATGAGGTAAGCAACTGA
- the LOC110610987 gene encoding peptide chain release factor PrfB3, chloroplastic isoform X1: MLAESAFLSRAASICLKWQSSTRNTNKSHAKLLVYSRIRPSHSMDDENEVYKQLGFFSLKKKIEDAVLRAEMSAPTALELEEVRRIKQEEIMRGCNLWDDPAKSNEILGRFADSAKAIDALKDLKYKVEEAKLISQLAEVEGINYQLFKQAYSASLDVNKFLDQYEMVKLLKGPYDAEGACVIVKAGPEGLNAEKWAEDLLNMYIKWAKKLGYKSRLVEKHPSVTGYGGTQMVTIEFEFEHAYGYLSGERGIHHMINSRNGSVAVQYEVSN, translated from the exons ATGCTGGCAGAATCTGCATTTCTAAGTAGAGCAGCTTCTATTTGCTTAAAATGGCAATCTTCGACAAGAAACACCAATAAATCCCATGCTAAGCTCCTTGTATACTCGAGAATTCGCCCTTCTCATTCCATGGATGACGAGAACGAGGTCTACAAACAACTGG GTTTcttttcattgaaaaagaagatTGAAGATGCTGTTCTCCGAGCTGAGATGTCAGCACCAACAGCACTAGAGCTGGAGGAAGTGAGACGGATCAAGCAGGAAGAAATAATGCGTGGTTGCAACCTCTGGGATGACCCTGCTAAATCCAATGAAATTCTTGGCAGATTTGCTGATAGTGCTAAGGCAATTGATGCCCTCAAAGACCTAAAATATAAG GTTGAAGAGGCAAAACTGATCTCACAGTTGGCAGAGGTGGAAGGCATCAATTATCAACTTTTTAAGCAAGCATATAGCGCATCTTTAGATGTGAACAAATTCTTGGATCAGTATGAGATGGTGAAGCTTCTTAAGGGGCCATATGATGCGGAGGGAGCATGTGTAATTGTTAAAGCTGGACCTGAAGGCCTTAATGCTGAG AAATGGGCAGAAGATCTTCTGAACATGTATATCAAATGGGCCAAAAAGCTGGGCTACAAAAGCAGGCTAGTTGAGAAGCATCCTTCTGTGACTGGATATGGCGGTACCCAGATGGTAACTATTGAGTTTGAATTTGAGCATGCATATGGCTATCTCTCAGGAGAGAGAGGCATTCATCACATGATAAATTCTCGAAATGGGTCTGTTGCTGTTCAGTATGAGGTAAGCAACTGA
- the LOC110610365 gene encoding putative pentatricopeptide repeat-containing protein At1g12700, mitochondrial: MMMKMPWRRKSRSFHLQLQGAIGTIQSPFLFLFTNYCHSSTSTLEDARFLTNNFKSASFTRLDDAIASFNHVIHKHPLPSRAQFSRFLSALLKMKQYHTVFSMSKTIELLGISHDVYSLSILINCFCHLHLVDFGFSVVGKMLKLGLEPDVVTFTTLINGLCIESKIDKAVEFFDDMVARGYQPNVRTFNVIVNGLCKFGKTNVAIGLLKGMADRGCEPNVVTYSAIIDALCKDELAGEALELFSQMRNKGISPNVITYTSLIHGVCKFGQKNQALALMNEMVEQNIFPNVYTFNVLIDALCKDGMVSEAQNTFNVMIQRGLEPDVITYTSLIDGLCISDQFKEVLALLKEMVERNISLDVFTFNILIDTLCKKGLVSNAPNIIKIMIQRGVQPTIVTYNSMMDGYCLSNQIDKARKLFDLMVTNEIANIFSYNILINGYCKCKMIDDAKELFDEMSHKGLVPDVVTYSTLIKGMFQAGRPQNVKELFKDMCSHGQQPDIVTFSIMIDGLCRQGNLDEALTLLKAMEKSQLKPNFVIYSSLINGTCKDMTTTSPF, translated from the coding sequence atgatgatgaagatgccttggaggaggaagagcaggagcttccatcttcagctacaaggggcaattggtaccattcaatctccattcctattcttatttaccaattattgccattcttctacttccacacttgaagatgcacgcttcttgacaaataacttcaaatctgcTTCTTTTACCCGCCTTGATGATGCCATTGCTTCCTTTAATCATGTAATTCATAAGCATCCTCTTCCTTCTAGGGCTCAATTTAGTAGATTCTTATCTGCCCTCCTGAAAATGAAACAATATCACACTGTCTTTTCCATGTCCAAAACAATTGAATTGCTAGGAATCTCACACGATGTTTATTCTCTTAGcatcttaattaattgcttCTGCCATTTACACCTTGTGGATTTTGGTTTCTCTGTTGTTGGTAAGATGCTCAAATTGGGATTGGAGCCTGACGTTGTGACATTTACTACcttaattaatgggctttgTATAGAGAGCAAAATCGACAAAGCAGTGGAATTTTTCGATGATATGGTTGCACGTGGTTATCAACCTAATGTTCGTACTTTCAATGTGATAGTAAACGGATTGTGTAAATTTGGGAAAACAAATGTGGCTATTGGGCTACTAAAGGGAATGGCTGATAGAGGTTGTGAGCCAAATGTTGTGACATACAGTGCAATCATTGACGCCCTTTGCAAGGATGAGCTAGCTGGTGAGGCTTTAGAGCTCTTCTCTCAAATGAGGAATAAGGGCATTTCACCTAATGTCATCACTTACACTAGTTTAATTCATGGTGTTTGCAAATTTGGTCAAAAGAACCAAGCTTTGGCCTTGATGAATGAAATGGTGGAGCAGAACATATTTCCAAATGTTTATACCTTCAATGTATTGATTGATGCTCTTTGTAAGGATGGAATGGTTTCAGAGGCTCAAAATACATTCAAtgtaatgattcaaagaggttTAGAGCCTGATGTGATCACATACACTTCCTTAATTGATGGTCTTTGCATTTCAGACCAATTCAAGGAAGTTTTGGCCTTGTTGAAAGAAATGGTGGAGAGGAACATATCCCTTGATGTTTTTACCTTCAATATATTGATCGACACTCTTTGTAAGAAAGGACTGGTTTCAAATGcaccaaatataataaaaataatgattcaaagaggtgtgCAACCTACTATTGTCACTTATAATTCAATGATGGATGGATATTGTCTAAGCAACCAAATTGATAAGGCTAGAAAGCTATTTGATCTGATGGTGACTAATGAAATAGCTAACATTTTTAGCTACAACATTTTGATCAATGGATATTGTAAGTGCAAAATGATAGATGATGCAAAAGAGCTTTTTGATGAAATGTCTCATAAAGGTTTAGTTCCTGATGTTGTTACTTATTCTACTCTTATAAAGGGTATGTTTCAAGCAGGGAGGCCCCAAAATGTAAAAGAGCTCTTTAAGGATATGTGCTCTCATGGTCAACAGCCAGATATAGTAACCTTCTCAATTATGATTGATGGCTTGTGTAGACAAGGGAATCTCGATGAAGCACTtacactattgaaagcaatggagaaaagtcagttgaagcctaattttgtgatctaTAGCAGTCTGATCAATG